In the Mytilus trossulus isolate FHL-02 chromosome 1, PNRI_Mtr1.1.1.hap1, whole genome shotgun sequence genome, one interval contains:
- the LOC134686848 gene encoding receptor-type tyrosine-protein phosphatase T-like, whose product MRDFWHMIWQENVGKIVMVTQLEENKKKKCEMYWPETVHTPMVVNNYIVTMKEEREHTVYVYRLLTVSNKNIKNEKEREIHHFHFTEWPDHGVPDSIKVVNFYRNVMSKTCNQLGPIVVHCSAGIGRTGTFIAVDALYENGKKVGYINVMECIQMMRKDRMNMVQTCEQYEAIFEALLELFTVPDTSIPKKEFCQFISDQEQRKLPQNQKLYKLEFQRLETLRPVYPPSDFSAATSKENISKNSNKKIFPRE is encoded by the exons ATGAGAGATTTCTGGCATATGATATGGCAAGAGAATGTTGGAAAAATAGTGATGGTAACACAacttgaagaaaataaaaag aaaaaatgtgaaatgtaCTGGCCTGAAACAGTTCATACACCAATGGTAGTAAACAACTATATTGTTACAATGAAAGAAGAAAGAGAACACACAGTTTATGTGTACAGATTGCTCACAGTATCGAACAAAAATATCAAG AACGAAAAAGAACGAGAAattcatcattttcattttactgaGTGGCCTGACCATGGTGTCCCAGACAGCATCAAAGTGGTAAATTTTTACAGAAACGTCATGAGTAAAACGTGTAATCAACTTGGACCGATTGTTGTGCACTGTAG tgcTGGAATTGGACGAACAGGGACATTTATAGCTGTAGATGCATTGTatgaaaatggaaagaaagTAGGTTATATAAATGTGATGGAATGTATACAGATGATGAGAAAAGACAGAATGAATATGGTTCAAACATGT GAACAATATGAGGCAATATTTGAAGCCTTGTTGGAGTTGTTCACAGTACCAGATACGTCCATACCGAAGAAAGagttttgtcagtttatatcGGATCAAGAACAGAGGAAATTaccacaaaatcaaaaactttataaactAGAATTTCAG AGATTGGAAACACTAAGACCTGTGTATCCTCCATCAGATTTCTCTGCTGCTacatcaaaagaaaatatatcgAAAAATtcgaataagaaaatatttccaCGTGAGTAA